The Salicibibacter halophilus DNA window ATATCGGCCCTCTCCGCAACAACAATACCCGGATGTTTGAAAAACTCGGTCCGGACAGTGGTTTTGATTCCATGGGAGACCGCTTGCTGGCTGAACCATTGGCGAATTTCCTTAATGCTTTAGAGGTTAATGAGAAGTTGCCGAAAACGATTTTATATACGTTGAATCCAAGGGATAATCCAGTTCTTGCCGCGATGGCGGGGAACTTTCAAAGTGGCGATATCCCGGGAAAAGTTCAATTCGGAACGGCCTGGTGGTTCAATGACAATATTGACGGGATGGAAGATCAGATGAAGACGTTGGCAAACATTGGGCTTATCAGCAATTTTGTCGGGATGCTCACCGATTCGAGAAGCTTTTTGTCCTTCTCGCGCCACGAATATTTTCGAAGAATCCTATGCAACTTACTTGGAACTTGGGTGGAAGAAGGAAAAGCGCCTAAGGACATGAAATTGCTGCAAAAATATGTGGAAAACATTTGCTATTATAACGCGAAACGCTTTTTCAACCTTTAAAACGAGGAGGTGTCGTTATGGAAATGAGTTTTCGCTGGTTTGGAGAAGACGATCCGGTCACCCTTGATCATATTCGCCAAATTCCGGGGATGACCGGCGTTGTTTCCGCGATTTACGATATTCCGGCCGGAGAGGTTTGGCCTTATGAAAAAATCATTGATTTAAAGTCGCGCATTGAAGCGCATGGGTTAAAACTCAATGTGATTGAAAGCGTTCCGGTCCATGAAGATATAAAAATGGGGCTTTCTTCGCGAGATCAATGGATCGAGAATTATAAACAAACGTTGCGTCATCTCTCTGAAGCGGGTGTTCGTACCGTTTGCTATAACTTTATGCCCGTGTTTGATTGGACGCGCTCCTCAATGGCCGCAGCTTTGCCGGATGGATCCAATTCCTTGTCTTACGACGAAGAAAAGATTCGAGGCATTGACCCTCTTAGCGGCGAATTGACGTTGCCCGGATGGGATTTATCTTACCAAACGGACGATTTGCGTAAAATCATGGACGCTTATCAATCCATTACCGAAACACAGTTAATGGAGAATTTGATTTATTTTTTACGGGAAATTGTACCGGTGGCCGAAGAAGAAGACATATACTTGGGCATCCATCCCGACGATCCACCTTGGCAGATCTTTGGCTTGCCACGGGTTGTGACGAATAAAGAAAATGTCCAATATCTATTACAGGCAGTCGATAGCCCCAATAATGGCATTACATTTTGTTCCGGATCTTACGGGGCAGATCCGTCCAATGACCTGACCGGCATCATCGAAGCGGCAAAAGGACGGATTCATTTTGTCCATGCACGTAACGTGAAGTGGACGGGAGAACGAACGTTTCAAGAAACGTCCCATTCCATTGAAGATGGGTCGTTGGATATGGTGGCTATTATCCGTAAGCTTCGAGAGGTCGGCTTCACAGGTCCCATTCGCCCGGATCATGGACGAATGATTTGGGGCGAAGAAGGCCGGCCGGGCTACGGTTTATACGATCGTGCCTTGGGTGCCACTTATTTAAACGGCGTGATCGATACGTTAGAGCAAGCCTAGGAGGGAGAGTCAATGGAGCTTCCATTTCATATCAATCTGGAAAATAAAGTGGCGGTCGTCACCGGCGGAAGCGGGGTGCTCGGTTCCGTGCTCAGTGAAGCACTCGCCGAAGCAGGCGCAAGCGTCGTTGTTTTAGCGCGCAACAAAGACAAAGTAGACGCTGTCACAGAGCGCATTCAAAAGAACGACGGAACCGCCTGCGGCTATAGCGTGGATGTTTTGGATCCCAATGCATTGGAAGAGGTTCATCAAGATGTATTGGCGCGTGTCGGCTCTTGCGACATTTTAATCAATGGCGCCGGCGGCAACCATCCGCAAGCAACAACATCTCAGGAAAAATTGGATCCTGAAGCAATAACTGATGATTCGCAGCAAACGTTTTTCGACCTCGATCCGAACGCTGTGAAGAATTTATTTGACTTGATTTTTATCGGCGCTTTATTGCCGACGCAAGTCTTTGCGAAAGATATGGTTGAAAAAGAAGAAGCCACCGTCATTAATATTTCCTCGATGAATGCCGATCGTCCGTTAACAAAAATCCCTGCCTATAGCGGGGCCAAGGCAGCGGTGAGTAATTTCACCCAGTGGTTGGCGGTTCATTTTGCCGATGTTGGCATCCGGGTAAACGCGGTTGCGCCTGGTTTTTTTCTTACGGATCAAAATAGGGCATTAATGTATAAAGATGATGGGAGTCTCAGCGAACGAGCCCATAAAATTTTAGCGCAAACCCCGGACGCACGCTTCGGCGAACCGGAAGAGTTAGTCGGCGCATTGCTTTGGTTGGTGAATGCTCGCGCCTCCGGTTTTGTTAATGGCATCGTGGTTCCTGTTGATGGCGGTTTTTCCGCTTATTCGGGAGTTTGATTAGAAAACTTGGCTTTTCGCCAAGCTTTTATGGCGAAAGCCTTAGTTGCACTTATGTAGGTAAGAAAGTTGGTTTATACTTTTTCTTACCTACTAAAAAAGCCCAACGCCTTTTTGAAGGAGGTTGGGCTTTAAAACTTATTCCTCAAGCCGCCGGCTAAGAATCAATCTTTGCCCTTTGTCGGGAAAGATTTTTCCGGGATTCATGATGTTGTTCGGGTCCCAGCCTTCCTTAATCCTTTTCATCATGTCTACCCCAACGGGACCTAGCTCTTCTTCCAGAAAAGGGGATTTCATCGTTCCGATGCCATGTTCTCCGGAAAGCGTCCCCCCCAGTTCCAAAGCGGCATGAAAAATTTCCTCAATCGCCTGTTCGACCCGGGCGATCTCCGCCTGGTCACGTTCGTCACATAAAATGTTAGGATGCAGGTTGCCGTCTCCCGCGTGCCCGAATACAACAAGAGAAAGGTTGTATTTATCACGGATTTCTGCTAAGCGCACCATCATCTCGGGGATTTGGCTTCGGGGAACAGTGGCATCTTCAGATGCTTTTGTAGGTTTGATTTTTGCAATCGCGGGGGATACCAATCTTCGAGCTTGCCATGCGCGTGAAGCTTCTTCGTTCGTCTGTGGCAGGAAGACATTGGTTCCTCCAACCTCTTTCATGATTTTACAAACGGTGGTGGCTTCTTCTTGGACAGCTGTCGGATGGCCGTCTACTTCGACTAATACAATAGCTTCCATGTCCGTAGGAAGGCCTAGAGGTTCGTATTCTTCAACGGCTCGTGCACAAGCCTGATCAATAAATTCTATTTTTGCAGGAAGAATCCCGGACGTTAGTGTTTTTGAAATGGCTTTGCCGGCCTCTTCCATCGTTGAAAAGGCAGCTATCACCGTTTGCACTGAGGACGGTTTTGGAATCAGTTTTAACGTCGCGCCTGTAATCATTCCAAGAATGCCTTCAGATCCTACCATGAGCTTTGTAAGATCCAATCCTGTGACATTTTTAATGGTGTGCCCGCCTGTTTGCATCACTTCCCCTTCCGGGGTCACGACTTCCAGACCGAGCACATAATCCTTGGTGACTCCATACTTCAAGCCGCGAGGGCCTCCGGCATTTTCTGCTAAGTTGCCGCCAATCGTGGAAATGTTGGAACTGCTCGGGTCCGGGGGGTACATCAACCCATATTTATCCGCTTCCGCGTGAATTACGGAGGTAAGTGTTCCGGGGGATACACGCGCGACTAAATCGTCGGGAAAAATTTCTACCGAAGCCGGCCACTGACTCATATCGAGGATAATGCCTCCATGGACAGGAAGGTCGCCTCCACTCAAACCCGTTCCTTGGCCTCTGGGCGTGACCGGAACTTTATAATCGTTAGCGATCTTCAACACTTGACTGACTGCCTTGGTACTCGTGACATAAACGACGGCTTCCGGAGAATACTCACCAAAAGAAGAATCGTAACGATAGTTGTCAAGGTCGGAACGAGCGCTTATCATGTGG harbors:
- the uxuA gene encoding mannonate dehydratase, with the protein product MEMSFRWFGEDDPVTLDHIRQIPGMTGVVSAIYDIPAGEVWPYEKIIDLKSRIEAHGLKLNVIESVPVHEDIKMGLSSRDQWIENYKQTLRHLSEAGVRTVCYNFMPVFDWTRSSMAAALPDGSNSLSYDEEKIRGIDPLSGELTLPGWDLSYQTDDLRKIMDAYQSITETQLMENLIYFLREIVPVAEEEDIYLGIHPDDPPWQIFGLPRVVTNKENVQYLLQAVDSPNNGITFCSGSYGADPSNDLTGIIEAAKGRIHFVHARNVKWTGERTFQETSHSIEDGSLDMVAIIRKLREVGFTGPIRPDHGRMIWGEEGRPGYGLYDRALGATYLNGVIDTLEQA
- a CDS encoding SDR family oxidoreductase; amino-acid sequence: MELPFHINLENKVAVVTGGSGVLGSVLSEALAEAGASVVVLARNKDKVDAVTERIQKNDGTACGYSVDVLDPNALEEVHQDVLARVGSCDILINGAGGNHPQATTSQEKLDPEAITDDSQQTFFDLDPNAVKNLFDLIFIGALLPTQVFAKDMVEKEEATVINISSMNADRPLTKIPAYSGAKAAVSNFTQWLAVHFADVGIRVNAVAPGFFLTDQNRALMYKDDGSLSERAHKILAQTPDARFGEPEELVGALLWLVNARASGFVNGIVVPVDGGFSAYSGV
- a CDS encoding FAD-binding oxidoreductase codes for the protein MEIGWIEALQEKIDDHMISARSDLDNYRYDSSFGEYSPEAVVYVTSTKAVSQVLKIANDYKVPVTPRGQGTGLSGGDLPVHGGIILDMSQWPASVEIFPDDLVARVSPGTLTSVIHAEADKYGLMYPPDPSSSNISTIGGNLAENAGGPRGLKYGVTKDYVLGLEVVTPEGEVMQTGGHTIKNVTGLDLTKLMVGSEGILGMITGATLKLIPKPSSVQTVIAAFSTMEEAGKAISKTLTSGILPAKIEFIDQACARAVEEYEPLGLPTDMEAIVLVEVDGHPTAVQEEATTVCKIMKEVGGTNVFLPQTNEEASRAWQARRLVSPAIAKIKPTKASEDATVPRSQIPEMMVRLAEIRDKYNLSLVVFGHAGDGNLHPNILCDERDQAEIARVEQAIEEIFHAALELGGTLSGEHGIGTMKSPFLEEELGPVGVDMMKRIKEGWDPNNIMNPGKIFPDKGQRLILSRRLEE